In a genomic window of Coffea eugenioides isolate CCC68of unplaced genomic scaffold, Ceug_1.0 ScVebR1_3594;HRSCAF=4952, whole genome shotgun sequence:
- the LOC113758064 gene encoding uncharacterized protein LOC113758064 has translation MYTPRTSGLLGRCLKIDSATLALRRPSVARVLVEMDVSKQPPNRIWIGEDQEGFWQEVEYESWPQFCGFCTRFGHAEGDCHKKNPDLKPSKNLFMKAGKAMDVYRPKSRPGCDLPQPEVFITQVASPQLTVGVLVPGQASEGGIDVSIAPEEAARSDMGDLKGSPQADIGTTSVTDVALGSVATAGTVVAAQAFAAASERALGVEHGKEEGKDCGGEGRECGQNDEVVVVSSNSFAVLHSLSGMEVQDFERDLSRSASHARTPSQRHRRLCSDGDKPGELVSREQLNQFHRQLLQRQVGEPGEGHEQDGVEKVKQQEVPKHGQPAASRKGGRSAKAHLNQIRLLVLLEPLSDTPQLEVVRRLLGFDSSLGALNNKVWVFWYNDMTLNFKELAEQLLHMHVTFSSGCSIQFSAVYARCTRVGRRDLWAAMGALAGEVVGPWLLAGDFNVISSREERAGGSPANERNMEEFNDSIGNCGLTEVPFDGTVFTWTNGRMWQRLDRALMNQDWAGGYEFSHVSHLCRGRSDHAPLLISCQNGGSIKRPFKFLNVWRRHSGFLEVVQQGWAIPVEGDGMTKFVQKLRAVKGCLRGWNVQVFGNIFNRVREAEVDLKQREAQYDIRRDSGSRSALEEAKAVHARSLAWECEYWRQKAGIRWLQVGDANTAFFHSRCRQRRNFNFVARIKDQSGTWVEDIQDIKHSAVDFFASLLASEQHGWQAPGFPFTLPHLAAADNAMLSAPPDMEELKGVVFALQADSAPGPDGFGAGFYQACWDIIKSDLLDAVQAFFQGLRLPRSFTSTSILLLPKVTGATQWKDFRPISLCNVCSKIISKIVSDQLGRVLPALVDPWQTGFVPGRGITDNILLTQELVADLDRRLRHPNLMLKLDMEKAYDRVEWSFLLFMLRKFGFEEHVVDIIFRLVSNNWFSILVNGEAAGFFKSSRGLRQGDPVSPALFVLIAEFLGRGVHHLLVNQPGRLFVSSATPVPYLAFADDMLIFTRCSEECLSAIKGFLTAYQEASGQRVNSSKSSFFLPSGATSQQEEVVHSILGFHRQSFPFTYLGAPIYKGRQRSVLFDDIVSKMRARLGHWSTKLLSFGGKLVLARHVLASLPMYLLQVLDPPKAVLSRLGRICNSFLWDHQGERRIHWSSWDKLCFPYDEGGLGFRSFKDMARAFSAKLWWRFRLGDSIWAAFMQAKYVKGSHPSEVSAMRATATWRRLEAIGPLVEPHIRWSLGEGLVDFWKDRWVFHEPLQQVVVSLERPHFLVSEFLTLGGWDERRLARWVPEFVVRAIIDIPFDLAQKDRMVWLPSPSGCFSVKSAWEVFRGRRHHSLVHSLLWPSVLPAKMSFLAWRVVRNALPLDVALRSRGLALPSRCGCCYLEEEALLHVFLTGPVASEVWRRVSGRFGFQLQNCWSMASVFVAWYLTSPSSSKNHIRVFMPVVVCWFLWLARNQERYMACGASEEDPSCDCLGETASWGA, from the exons atgtatactccgcgcacgtcagGTTTGCTGGGGAGGTGTCTGAAGATCGATTCAGCGACATTAGCGCTCCGACGGCCGTCGGTAGCAAGAGTACTGGTTGAGATGGATGTATCCAAGCAACCTCCAAACCGTATCTGGATTGGGGAGGACCAGGAGGGTTTCTGGCAGGAAGTGGAGTACGAAAGCTGGCCGCAGTTTTGTGGGTTTTGTACCCGATTTGGTCATGCAGAAGGGGACTGTCATAAGAAGAATCCGGATCTCAAACCATCCAAAAATTTGTTCATGAAGGCAGGGAAGGCAATGGACGTTTATCGGCCTAAGAGTCGACCAGGTTGTGACCTCCCGCAGCCGGAGGTTTTCATTACTCAGGTGGCGTCGCCCCAGCTCACTGTTGGGGTTTTGGTTCCTGGCCAGGCCAGTGAAGGGGGTATTGACGTCTCTATTGCACCTGAGGAGGCTGCGCGCTCGGACATGGGGGACTTAAAGGGGTCCCCACAGGCTGACATTGGTACCACGTCCGTGACTGATGTTGCGCTTGGGAGTGTGGCGACTGCTGGGACTGTGGTAGCCGCACAGGCGTTTGCTGCTGCGTCAGAAAGGGCACTCGGGGTGGAACATGGCAAGGAAGAGGGGAAGGATTGTGGTGGGGAGGGGAGGGAGTGTGGGCAGAATGATGAGGTGGTTGTGGTGTCCTCTAATTCCTTCGCGGTGCTGCACTCACTGTCGGGTATGGAGGTGCAGGATTTTGAGCGTGACCTGTCCAGGTCGGCGAGTCATGCGCGGACACCCAGTCAGAGGCATAGGCGTCTTTGCTCGGACGGGGACAAACCGGGGGAACTGGTGTCGAGGGAGCAGTTAAACCAGTTTCACAGGCAGTTGCTTCAACGTCAAGTCGGGGAGCCAGGTGAGGGCCATGAACAGGATGGGGTGGAGAAAGTGAAGCAGCAGGAGGTCCCGAAGCATGGCCAGCCAGCAGCTTCGAGGAAAGGGGGACGGTCTGCTAAGGCACATCTTAATCAG ATAAGGTTGCTGGTGTTGCTGGAACCTTTGTCGGATACTCCTCAACTTGAGGTGGTCCGACGGTTACTTGGGTTTGATAGTTCTCTGGGAGCATTGAATAATAAGGTGTGGGTTTTTTGGTACAATGACATGACGTTGAATTTCAAGGAACTGGCAGAGCAACTCCTTCATATGCACGTCACCTTCTCCTCGGGGTGCTCTATTCAGTTCTCGGCAGTATATGCTCGGTGTACTAGGGTGGGGCGGAGAGATCTGTGGGCAGCAATGGGTGCTTTGGCAGGGGAAGTTGTTGGGCCCTGGTTACTGGCAGGGGACTTCAATGTCATCTCCAGTAGGGAGGAGCGCGCAGGAGGTTCTCCGGCCAATGAAAGAAACATGGAAGAATTTAATGATTCAATTGGCAATTGTGGTTTGACGGAGGTGCCTTTCGATGGTACTGTATTCACATGGACGAATGGTAGGATGTGGCAACGCTTGGATAGGGCCTTAATGAATCAGGATTGGGCTGGTGGGTATGAGTTCTCTCATGTCTCACACTTGTGCAGAGGTCGCTCGGATCATGCTCCACTGTTGATCAGTTGCCAGAATGGGGGTTCTATCAAACGGCCATTTAAATTTCTAAATGTCTGGCGGAGGCACTCCGGTTTCTTGGAAGTGGTTCAGCAGGGTTGGGCGATACCCGTGGAGGGTGACGGTATGACGAAATTTGTTCAAAAACTGCGGGCAGTTAAGGGTTGCCTGCGGGGATGGAATGTCCAGGTGTTTGGCAATATTTTTAACAGGGTCAGAGAGGCTGAGGTTGATCTGAAACAACGGGAGGCGCAATATGACATCCGGAGGGACTCGGGTTCCAGATCAGCGCTAGAGGAGGCCAAGGCGGTTCATGCGAGGAGCCTGGCATGGGAGTGTGAGTATTGGAGACAGAAGGCGGGCATCCGTTGGTTGCAGGTGGGGGATGCTAATACGGCATTTTTCCATTCGCGATGCCGGCAGCGTCGCAATTTTAATTTTGTGGCTCGCATTAAAGATCAGTCGGGAACATGGGTGGAGGATATCCAGGACATCAAGCATTCAGCAGTGGATTTCTTTGCCTCTTTGCTAGCCTCCGAACAACATGGATGGCAGGCTCCGGGGTTTCCTTTTACGCTCCCACATCTGGCTGCTGCGGACAACGCCATGTTAAGTGCGCCACCGGACATGGAAGAATTGAAGGGGGTGGTTTTTGCGTTACAAGCAGATAGTGCTCCGGGCCCTGATGGGTTTGGCGCTGGATTTTACCAGGCTTGTTGGGATATCATCAAGTCTGATTTGTTGGACGCAGTACAGGCTTTCTTCCAGGGTTTGCGTTTACCTAGGAGTTTTACTAGCACTTCTATTCTTCTCCTTCCTAAGGTTACGGGCGCCACGCAATGGAAGGACTTTAGACCAATCAGTTTGTGCAACGTCTGCTCAAAGATTATTTCTAAGATCGTTTCTGATCAGTTGGGTAGGGTGCTTCCTGCCTTAGTGGACCCCTGGCAGACTGGCTTTGTACCAGGCCGTGGAATCACGGACAACATTCTTCTCACGCAGGAGTTGGTGGCTGATTTAGATCGGCGATTGAGGCACCCGAATCTCATGTTGAAGTTGGATATGGAAAAGGCGTATGACAGGGTCGAGTggtcttttcttttgtttatgctgCGGAAGTTTGGTTTTGAGGAACATGTGGTAGACATCATTTTTCGTCTGGTGTCTAACAATTGGTTCTCAATTTTGGTCAATGGGGAGGCTGCGGGTTTTTTTAAGTCCTCAAGGGGGCTTCGACAGGGTGACCCGGTGTCGCCTGCCCTTTTTGTTTTAATTGCCGAGTTTCTAGGCCGAGGGGTGCATCATCTTCTGGTTAATCAGCCGGGCAGGTTGTTTGTTTCGTCAGCGACTCCGGTGCCTTACCTCGCTTTTGCGGATGACATGCTAATTTTTACAAGATGCTCGGAGGAGTGCCTGTCTGCAATCAAGGGGTTTCTTACGGCGTACCAGGAGGCCTCTGGTCAAAGGGTAAATAGCAGTAAGAGCTCCTTTTTCTTGCCGTCAGGGGCTACTTCACAGCAGGAGGAGGTGGTGCATAGCATTTTGGGTTTTCACCGTCAGTCATTTCCATTCACCTATTTGGGGGCACCAATTTATAAAGGCCGGCAGCGGAGTGTCTTGTTTGATGATATTGTGTCCAAAATGCGGGCCCGCCTGGGTCACTGGAGTACTAAGTTGCTATCCTTTGGGGGTAAACTCGTCTTAGCACGGCATGTCCTTGCGTCGTTGCCTATGTATCTACTTCAGGTGTTGGATCCTCCCAAGGCGGTTCTCTCTCGGTTAGGCAGGATCTGTAATTCCTTTCTTTGGGATCATCAAGGGGAGAGGCGCATTCATTGGTCTTCCTGGGATAAGTTATGTTTTCCCTATGACGAAGGGGGTCTTGGGTTTAGATCCTTCAAGGACATGGCACGGGCGTTCTCAGCAAAATTATGGTGGCGGTTTAGGCTTGGAGATTCCATCTGGGCTGCTTTCATGCAGGCCAAGTACGTCAAAGGGAGTCATCCGTCGGAAGTGTCGGCAATGCGGGCTACAGCTACGTGGCGGCGTCTTGAGGCGATTGGTCCTCTGGTTGAGCCGCACATTAGATGGAGCTTAGGGGAAGGTTTGGTGGATTTTTGGAAGGACAGGTGGGTGTTTCATGAGCCCTTACAGCAGGTTGTGGTTAGTTTGGAGAGGCCTCATTTTCTTGTCTCGGAGTTTCTTACTTTGGGGGGATGGGATGAGCGGCGTCTTGCTCGGTGGGTCCCGGAGTTTGTTGTTCGTGCAATTATAGATATACCCTTTGACTTAGCTCAGAAAGATAGAATGGTCTGGTTGCCTTCACCGTCGGGGTGCTTTTCGGTCAAGTCGGCGTGGGAGGTGTTTCGGGGAAGGCGGCATCACTCCTTGGTTCATTCATTATTATGGCCTTCGGTCCTACCAGCAAAAATGTCCTTTTTGGCTTGGCGAGTGGTGCGTAATGCCCTTCCTCTGGATGTGGCGTTGCGGTCGCGGGGGCTGGCCTTACCCTCTAGATGTGGGTGTTGTTATCTGGAAGAGGAGGCGCTGCTTCATGTTTTCCTCACGGGTCCGGTCGCATCGGAAGTGTGGCGGAGGGTGTCTGGCCGTTTTGGTTTTCAGCTGCAGAATTGCTGGAGTATGGCATCGGTTTTTGTTGCTTGGTATCTCACTTCTCCGTCATCTTCAAAGAATCATATTCGGGTGTTTATGCCAGTGGTTGTGTGCTGGTTTCTCTGGTTAGCAAGGAATCAGGAGCGTTACATGGCGTGCGGTGCCTCGGAGGAGGACCCCTCGTGCGATTGCCTGGGTGAAACCGCCTCCTGGGGTGCTTAA